Proteins encoded together in one Jeotgalibacillus aurantiacus window:
- a CDS encoding YgzB family protein → MAKAYSNKINKIRSFALALIFFGVLIMYGGIFFRDNPIIMLIFIVLGMLSILFSMVVYFWIGMLSTRAVVVTCPNCEKPTKVLGRVDMCMHCREPLTLDPELEGKDFNEDYNKKKKKTTADKEA, encoded by the coding sequence ATGGCAAAAGCTTATTCAAATAAAATTAATAAAATCCGTTCATTTGCACTCGCACTTATTTTCTTTGGTGTTTTAATTATGTACGGCGGTATTTTCTTTAGAGATAATCCTATTATCATGCTGATTTTTATCGTACTCGGGATGTTATCCATTCTGTTCAGTATGGTCGTGTATTTCTGGATTGGTATGCTTTCCACGCGGGCAGTCGTCGTGACGTGTCCGAATTGTGAGAAGCCGACGAAGGTTTTAGGGCGTGTGGACATGTGTATGCACTGTCGCGAGCCGCTGACGCTTGATCCTGAACTTGAAGGAAAAGACTTCAACGAAGATTACAATAAGAAGAAAAAGAAAACGACAGCTGATAAAGAAGCCTGA
- a CDS encoding nucleotidyltransferase-like protein: protein MEDILRPIYQERASQPNTLGIVIMEKRDKQSPITDTFDTILLIVVKEAEHPVFIKHYTYEDRKAAMHLVTEKQLNEWLLLGSNRKMVEWLLTGKIVFDRNEYIDNLRTELKDFPFYGRKIKMGIEFAKLIRRYMDGKAFFETRHFLDAYNHVVHSLHHLARLAVIENGFHPEVTVWNQVKQIEPEIYKLYEELVNSEESIEKRLELLFLASEFLIHSRTEVGASHLIGIMSEKQEWSFQELQFHQEISYYSVDLAVMIEFLIEKGTLKTKAVETKGKGIYHRYYFIEEQV, encoded by the coding sequence ATGGAAGATATTTTGCGCCCCATCTACCAGGAACGAGCCAGCCAGCCGAATACACTCGGCATTGTCATCATGGAAAAACGGGATAAACAAAGTCCAATCACTGACACATTTGATACGATTCTCTTAATAGTAGTAAAAGAAGCGGAACATCCGGTTTTTATTAAGCATTACACTTACGAGGACAGAAAAGCGGCCATGCATCTTGTAACAGAAAAGCAGCTGAACGAGTGGCTGCTGCTTGGCAGCAACAGAAAAATGGTTGAATGGTTACTGACCGGCAAGATCGTTTTTGATCGGAATGAGTATATCGACAACCTTCGAACGGAACTGAAGGATTTCCCTTTTTACGGTCGGAAGATCAAGATGGGAATCGAATTTGCAAAGCTAATCAGAAGATATATGGACGGCAAAGCCTTCTTTGAAACGAGACATTTTCTCGATGCATACAATCATGTTGTTCACTCCCTGCATCATCTGGCCCGCCTTGCTGTGATCGAAAATGGATTTCATCCTGAGGTTACGGTATGGAACCAGGTCAAACAGATTGAGCCGGAGATTTATAAACTATATGAAGAGCTTGTAAATAGTGAAGAGAGTATTGAGAAGAGACTTGAGCTTTTATTTCTTGCAAGTGAATTTCTGATCCATTCAAGAACTGAAGTCGGAGCTTCACATTTGATCGGCATTATGAGTGAAAAACAAGAGTGGAGCTTTCAGGAGCTGCAATTTCATCAGGAGATCTCCTATTATTCAGTTGACCTTGCAGTTATGATTGAGTTTTTAATTGAAAAAGGAACGTTAAAAACGAAAGCTGTAGAAACAAAGGGTAAAGGTATCTATCATCGATATTACTTCATTGAAGAACAAGTTTAA